Proteins encoded together in one Coffea arabica cultivar ET-39 chromosome 2c, Coffea Arabica ET-39 HiFi, whole genome shotgun sequence window:
- the LOC113726579 gene encoding dynamin-related protein 3B isoform X1, which translates to MAEEPVNDAVASPSPASQSNSSVVLLGSSVIPIVNKLQDIFAQLSSQSTIELPQVAVVGSQSSGKSSVLEALVGRDFLPRGSDICTRRPLVLQLVQTRRKPDGTDEEWGEFLHLPGKRFYNFNEIRKEIEAETVREAGLNKGVSDKQIRLKIFSPNVLDITLVDLPGITKVPVGDQPSDIEARIRTMIMSYIKRPTCLILAVTPANADLANSDALQIAGAADPDGLRTIGVITKLDIMDRGTDARNFLLGKIIPLKLGYLGVVNRSQEDIMMNRSIKDALIAEEKFFRSRPVYSDLADRCGVPQLAKKLNQLLIQHIKAVLPGLKARINSSLVSVAKEHASYGEVTESKAGQGALLLNILSKYCEAYSSMIEGKNEEMSTSELSGGARIHYIFQNIYVKSLEEVDPCEDLTDDDIRTAIQNATGPKSALFVPEVPFEVLVRRQIARLLDPSLQCARFIYDELIKMSHRCIIHELQRFPVLRKRMDEVTGNFLREGLEPSETMIGHIIEMEMDYINTSHPNFIGGSKAVETALQQIKSSRISAPNPRQKDVVDSEKAPTSERSLKSRAILARPVNGFVPEQSVRSAADVEKTGNSGPTTTGSSWGISSIFGGSDNRSSAKENANKHFNEPVQSMDHAFDHAFSMIHLREPPTVLRPSETHSDQEAIEITVTKLLLRSYYDIVRKNIEDSVPKAIMHFLVNHTKRELHNVFIKKLYRDNLFEEMLQEPDEIALKRKRARETLRVLQQAFRVLDELPLEADTVERGYSLSTDTTGLPKIHGLPSSSFYTTSSGSTDSYTAPKNLKSRKSSHSGELHSPFYGNADSNGGGRNYLYPAVDV; encoded by the exons ATGGCTGAGGAACCAGTAAACGACGCCGTTGCTTCTCCGTCTCCGGCCAGTCAATCCAATAGTAGTGTTGTGCTGTTGGGGAGCTCGGTCATTCCGATCGTCAACAAGCTCCAGGACATATTCGCGCAGCTCTCCAGTCAGTCTACAATTGAACTGCCGCAAGTGGCGGTCGTCGGCAGCCAGAGCAGTGGAAAATCCAGTGTTCTGGAGGCACTAGTCGGAAGAGATTTCTTGCCCAGAGGTTCGGATATTTGTACTCGACGACCTCTCGTTCTTCAGCTCGTGCAGACTAGACGAAAGCCTGATGGCACCGATGAAGAGTGGGGAGAGTTTTTGCATCTTCCTGGAAAGAGATTCTACAACTTCAATGAAATTAGGAAGGAGATTGAG GCGGAGACAGTGAGAGAAGCAGGATTAAATAAAGGTGTTTCAGACAAGCAGATTCGTCTAAAGATTTTTTCACCAAACGTTCTTGATATTACCCTTGTGGATTTGCCGGGTATTACAAAGGTCCCTGTGGGTGATCAGCCTTCTGATATTGAAGCACGTATCAGAACAATGATAATGTCTTATATCAAACGTCCTACCTGCCTAATACTAGCTGTTACACCAGCGAATGCTGACTTGGCAAATTCAGATGCTCTTCAAATTGCTGGAGCTGCTGATCCTGATG GGCTGCGAACAATTGGTGTGATAACCAAG TTGGATATTATGGACAGGGGTACTGATGCCCGCAACTTTTTGCTTGGAAAAATAATTCCGCTTAAACTTGGCTATCTTGGAGTTGTGAACCGTAGTCAAGAG GACATAATGATGAATCGGAGTATTAAGGATGCACTTATCGCTGAGGAGAAATTTTTCCGTAGTCGCCCA GTGTACAGTGACCTTGCCGATCGCTGTGGCGTACCTCAGTTGGCAAAGAAGTTGAACCAG CTTTTGATACAACATATCAAGGCTGTTCTTCCAGGATTGAAGGCACGCATCAATTCTAGTCTGGTTAGTGTTGCAAAAGAACACGCTAGCTATGGAGAAGTAACTGAATCAAAG GCCGGTCAGGGGGCACTACTGCTTAATATTCTTTCGAAGTACTGTGAAG CTTATTCTTCAATGATAGAGGGAAAGAATGAAGAAATGTCTACTTCTGAGCTCTCTGGAGGAGCAAGAATCCATTACATCTTCCAGAACATATATGTGAAGAGTTTGGAG GAAGTGGATCCTTGTGAAGATTTGACTGATGATGACATTCGAACTGCCATTCAAAATGCAACTGGTCCTAAGTCTGCATTATTTGTACCAGAA GTGCCATTTGAAGTTCTAGTTCGTAGACAGATAGCTCGTTTATTGGACCCTAGTCTTCAGTGTGCTAGATTCATTTATGATGAGCTGATAAAG ATGAGCCACCGCTGCATAATCCATGAATTGCAACGCTTTCCTGTTCTTAGAAAGCGTATGGATGAGGTCACAGGGAACTTTTTACGGGAAGGCCTTGAACCCTCTGAAACAATGATTGGTCACATCATTGAGATGGAG ATGGATTACATAAATACATCCCATCCAAATTTTATTGGTGGTAGTAAAGCTGTGGAAACAGCATTGCAACAGATAAAGTCCTCTAGGATATCTGCCCCTAATCCAAGACAGAAG GATGTTGTAGATTCAGAGAAAGCACCAACATCAGAAAGAAGTCTAAAATCACGTGCTATTCTTGCTAGGCCGGTGAATGGATTTGTACCCGAACAG AGTGTTCGCTCTGCTGCAGATGTCgagaaaactggaaattctG GACCTACTACAACAGGTTCAAGCTGGGGAATATCCTCTATTTTTGGTGGATCTGACAATCGCTCATCTGCTAAAGAGAACGCCAACAAGCACTTTAATGAACCTGTTCAGAGCATGGACCATGCCTTTGACCATGCCTTTTCAATGATTCATCTAAGAGAG CCACCAACAGTGCTAAGGCCATCTGAAACCCATTCAGATCAGGAGGCAATTGAGATTACAGTAACAAAGCTGTTGCTGAGGTCCTACTATGATATTGTTAGAAAGAATATTGAAGATTCTGTACCCAAAGCAATCATGCATTTTCTG GTAAACCACACCAAACGAGAGCTGCACAATGTGTTCATCAAAAAGCTTTACAG AGACAATTTATTCGAAGAGATGTTGCAGGAACCGGATGAGATAGCCTTGAAGAGGAAACGTGCTCGAGAGACACTTCGTGTTCTTCAACAAGCTTTCCGA GTTTTGGATGAGTTGCCTCTTGAAGCTGATACAGTAGAGAGGGGCTACAGCTTAAGTACAGACACAACTGGTCTCCCAAAGATCCATGGGCTGCCATCATCATCCTTCTACACCACCAGCAGTGGTTCAACTGATTCCTACACTGCTCCAAAAAATCTCAAATCCCGCAAGTCATCTCATTCTGGAGAGCTCCATTCTCCATTTTATGGCAATGCTGACTCTAATGGAGGGGGGCGAAATTATCTTTATCCTGCAGTTGATGTATAG
- the LOC140035163 gene encoding gamma-glutamyl peptidase 5-like: MGGKKFGVLLCADDPEYVKKIYGGYFGVFVRMLGEEGETWKVFRVANGEFPDDEEIKEFDGFVISGSCSDAHGTDGWICRLLNLLKQLDSMKKKVLGICFGHQILGRALGGKTGRATAGWDIGVTNVQLSSSKLFTSLKMPAYLSVIECHRDEVRELPPKAEVLAWSGRTGVEMFRYGDHIMGIQGHPEYTKDILLHLIDRLLQRNLIEESCADEAKSDLDAREPDREAWKKLCISFLKGSRL; encoded by the exons ATGGGTGGCAAGAAGTTTGGGGTTCTGCTGTGTGCAGATGATCCCGAGTACGTGAAGAAGATTTATGGAGGGTACTTTGGAGTTTTCGTGAGAATGCTGGGGGAAGAAGGTGAAACCTGGAAGGTGTTTCGTGTGGCCAATGGTGAGTTCCCTGATGACGAAGAGATTAAAGAGTTTGATGGGTTTGTCATCAGTGGAAGTTGCAGTGATGCTCATGGGACTGATGGCTGGATCTGCAGGCTTCTCAATCTGCTCAAACAATTGGATTCCATGAAGAAGAAAGTTCTGGGCATATGCTTCGGTCAccag ATACTGGGACGTGCACTGGGTGGAAAGACCGGTCGAGCAACAGCAGGGTGGGACATTGGAGTCACAAATGTTCAGCTATCATCGTCGAAGCTCTTCACATCTTTGAAAATGCCTGCTTATCTCTCTGTTATTGAATGCCACCGTGATGAG GTGAGGGAACTTCCACCAAAAGCTGAAGTACTGGCCTGGTCTGGTAGAACAGGGGTAGAGATGTTCAGGTATGGTGATCACATCATGGGCATTCAGGGTCATCCTGAGTATACCAAGGACATTCTTCTGCACTTGATTGACCGTCTTCTTCAACGCAATCTCATCGAG GAGTCGTGTGCTGATGAGGCTAAGTCTGACTTGGACGCTCGCGAACCTGATAGGGAGGCATGGAAGAAGTTGTGCATCAGCTTCCTCAAGGGTAGTAGATTGTGA
- the LOC113726579 gene encoding dynamin-related protein 3B isoform X2 has product MAEEPVNDAVASPSPASQSNSSVVLLGSSVIPIVNKLQDIFAQLSSQSTIELPQVAVVGSQSSGKSSVLEALVGRDFLPRGSDICTRRPLVLQLVQTRRKPDGTDEEWGEFLHLPGKRFYNFNEIRKEIEAETVREAGLNKGVSDKQIRLKIFSPNVLDITLVDLPGITKVPVGDQPSDIEARIRTMIMSYIKRPTCLILAVTPANADLANSDALQIAGAADPDGLRTIGVITKLDIMDRGTDARNFLLGKIIPLKLGYLGVVNRSQEDIMMNRSIKDALIAEEKFFRSRPVYSDLADRCGVPQLAKKLNQLLIQHIKAVLPGLKARINSSLVSVAKEHASYGEVTESKAGQGALLLNILSKYCEAYSSMIEGKNEEMSTSELSGGARIHYIFQNIYVKSLEEVDPCEDLTDDDIRTAIQNATGPKSALFVPEVPFEVLVRRQIARLLDPSLQCARFIYDELIKMSHRCIIHELQRFPVLRKRMDEVTGNFLREGLEPSETMIGHIIEMEMDYINTSHPNFIGGSKAVETALQQIKSSRISAPNPRQKDVVDSEKAPTSERSLKSRAILARPVNGFVPEQSVRSAADVEKTGNSGSSWGISSIFGGSDNRSSAKENANKHFNEPVQSMDHAFDHAFSMIHLREPPTVLRPSETHSDQEAIEITVTKLLLRSYYDIVRKNIEDSVPKAIMHFLVNHTKRELHNVFIKKLYRDNLFEEMLQEPDEIALKRKRARETLRVLQQAFRVLDELPLEADTVERGYSLSTDTTGLPKIHGLPSSSFYTTSSGSTDSYTAPKNLKSRKSSHSGELHSPFYGNADSNGGGRNYLYPAVDV; this is encoded by the exons ATGGCTGAGGAACCAGTAAACGACGCCGTTGCTTCTCCGTCTCCGGCCAGTCAATCCAATAGTAGTGTTGTGCTGTTGGGGAGCTCGGTCATTCCGATCGTCAACAAGCTCCAGGACATATTCGCGCAGCTCTCCAGTCAGTCTACAATTGAACTGCCGCAAGTGGCGGTCGTCGGCAGCCAGAGCAGTGGAAAATCCAGTGTTCTGGAGGCACTAGTCGGAAGAGATTTCTTGCCCAGAGGTTCGGATATTTGTACTCGACGACCTCTCGTTCTTCAGCTCGTGCAGACTAGACGAAAGCCTGATGGCACCGATGAAGAGTGGGGAGAGTTTTTGCATCTTCCTGGAAAGAGATTCTACAACTTCAATGAAATTAGGAAGGAGATTGAG GCGGAGACAGTGAGAGAAGCAGGATTAAATAAAGGTGTTTCAGACAAGCAGATTCGTCTAAAGATTTTTTCACCAAACGTTCTTGATATTACCCTTGTGGATTTGCCGGGTATTACAAAGGTCCCTGTGGGTGATCAGCCTTCTGATATTGAAGCACGTATCAGAACAATGATAATGTCTTATATCAAACGTCCTACCTGCCTAATACTAGCTGTTACACCAGCGAATGCTGACTTGGCAAATTCAGATGCTCTTCAAATTGCTGGAGCTGCTGATCCTGATG GGCTGCGAACAATTGGTGTGATAACCAAG TTGGATATTATGGACAGGGGTACTGATGCCCGCAACTTTTTGCTTGGAAAAATAATTCCGCTTAAACTTGGCTATCTTGGAGTTGTGAACCGTAGTCAAGAG GACATAATGATGAATCGGAGTATTAAGGATGCACTTATCGCTGAGGAGAAATTTTTCCGTAGTCGCCCA GTGTACAGTGACCTTGCCGATCGCTGTGGCGTACCTCAGTTGGCAAAGAAGTTGAACCAG CTTTTGATACAACATATCAAGGCTGTTCTTCCAGGATTGAAGGCACGCATCAATTCTAGTCTGGTTAGTGTTGCAAAAGAACACGCTAGCTATGGAGAAGTAACTGAATCAAAG GCCGGTCAGGGGGCACTACTGCTTAATATTCTTTCGAAGTACTGTGAAG CTTATTCTTCAATGATAGAGGGAAAGAATGAAGAAATGTCTACTTCTGAGCTCTCTGGAGGAGCAAGAATCCATTACATCTTCCAGAACATATATGTGAAGAGTTTGGAG GAAGTGGATCCTTGTGAAGATTTGACTGATGATGACATTCGAACTGCCATTCAAAATGCAACTGGTCCTAAGTCTGCATTATTTGTACCAGAA GTGCCATTTGAAGTTCTAGTTCGTAGACAGATAGCTCGTTTATTGGACCCTAGTCTTCAGTGTGCTAGATTCATTTATGATGAGCTGATAAAG ATGAGCCACCGCTGCATAATCCATGAATTGCAACGCTTTCCTGTTCTTAGAAAGCGTATGGATGAGGTCACAGGGAACTTTTTACGGGAAGGCCTTGAACCCTCTGAAACAATGATTGGTCACATCATTGAGATGGAG ATGGATTACATAAATACATCCCATCCAAATTTTATTGGTGGTAGTAAAGCTGTGGAAACAGCATTGCAACAGATAAAGTCCTCTAGGATATCTGCCCCTAATCCAAGACAGAAG GATGTTGTAGATTCAGAGAAAGCACCAACATCAGAAAGAAGTCTAAAATCACGTGCTATTCTTGCTAGGCCGGTGAATGGATTTGTACCCGAACAG AGTGTTCGCTCTGCTGCAGATGTCgagaaaactggaaattctG GTTCAAGCTGGGGAATATCCTCTATTTTTGGTGGATCTGACAATCGCTCATCTGCTAAAGAGAACGCCAACAAGCACTTTAATGAACCTGTTCAGAGCATGGACCATGCCTTTGACCATGCCTTTTCAATGATTCATCTAAGAGAG CCACCAACAGTGCTAAGGCCATCTGAAACCCATTCAGATCAGGAGGCAATTGAGATTACAGTAACAAAGCTGTTGCTGAGGTCCTACTATGATATTGTTAGAAAGAATATTGAAGATTCTGTACCCAAAGCAATCATGCATTTTCTG GTAAACCACACCAAACGAGAGCTGCACAATGTGTTCATCAAAAAGCTTTACAG AGACAATTTATTCGAAGAGATGTTGCAGGAACCGGATGAGATAGCCTTGAAGAGGAAACGTGCTCGAGAGACACTTCGTGTTCTTCAACAAGCTTTCCGA GTTTTGGATGAGTTGCCTCTTGAAGCTGATACAGTAGAGAGGGGCTACAGCTTAAGTACAGACACAACTGGTCTCCCAAAGATCCATGGGCTGCCATCATCATCCTTCTACACCACCAGCAGTGGTTCAACTGATTCCTACACTGCTCCAAAAAATCTCAAATCCCGCAAGTCATCTCATTCTGGAGAGCTCCATTCTCCATTTTATGGCAATGCTGACTCTAATGGAGGGGGGCGAAATTATCTTTATCCTGCAGTTGATGTATAG
- the LOC113726577 gene encoding uncharacterized protein: protein MPRRSTGGRPAPRPAARPAPARNPPQPVNHAPPPAPVQASGGGSLLGNIGSTIAQGMAFGTGSAMAHRAADAVMGPRTIQHETVGSEAAAAPAPTTNSMGGSDACSVHAKAFQDCLNGYGNDISKCQFYMDMLSECRRTSGSMMSS, encoded by the exons ATGCCTCGCCGAAGCACAGGGG GAAGACCTGCACCACGGCCAGCTGCTCGTCCCGCACCAGCCCGCAATCCTCCTCAACCTG TGAATCATGCACCTCCTCCTGCTCCTGTTCAAGCTAGTGGTGGTGGATCCTTGCTTGGAAACATCGGTTCAACCATAGCGCAAG GCATGGCTTTTGGTACTGGAAGTGCAATGGCTCACAGGGCTGCTGATGCTGTCATGGGTCCACGGACCATTCAACATGAAACTGTTGGCTCTGAAGCAGCTGCTGCTCCTGCACCAACCACAAACAGCATGGGTGGTTCTGATGCTTGCAGTGTGCATGCTAAGGCATTCCAAGAT TGCTTGAATGGCTATGGCAATGACATCAGCAAGTGTCAGTTTTACATGGATATGTTGTCCGAATGCAGGAGGACCTCTGGGTCTATGATGAGTTCTTGA